In one window of Erwinia tasmaniensis Et1/99 DNA:
- a CDS encoding EAL domain-containing protein, with the protein MQTFVKPNHERLWLVVAGLLPLLLCLFFTFIEARQTGARQQEMTAAALLSQAEHISDLAWDMTDSLQTFSNRPCKDIRSQLQKLGALNPYFRSVGLTQDNTVYCSSAFGATRGPVAGMIRHALPAPGQSWWTLSLAGTFGVQDRPAVIFMRQTPGKTGSYAVVDGQYLIDLMRATGLKLGYHITMRFGGGYQIANAAPLNPQQANWKTRTFNSGSSHYPIAISISAPRTETLQNWRQVLLTFMPMAVILSVLFVAVTNSWLRRRSSYRDELRRGMAFGEFSVHYQPVCNLVNGQLAGVEALMRWQRSDGSWVRPDIFIAAAEAEGMIVQLTRHLLQLIAKDCASWKVPAGFHIGINVAADHLQHEDFVKDIRGFSQNIAHLLPTITLELTERSLISEGDLVAHRLAELRSEGIRVAIDDFGTGHCSLTYLQTFPLDYLKIDKSFVNAIESADGETPILDTIIQLAHRLALQVVAEGIETPLQMEYLKNHGVVFIQGFYYARPLSSAALMVWIEQNPPPDTSPL; encoded by the coding sequence TTGCAAACATTTGTAAAGCCTAATCATGAGCGGCTCTGGCTGGTGGTGGCCGGCCTGCTGCCGCTGCTACTTTGCCTGTTTTTTACCTTTATTGAGGCGCGTCAGACGGGGGCACGCCAGCAGGAAATGACCGCCGCCGCGCTGTTAAGCCAGGCCGAACACATCAGCGATCTCGCCTGGGATATGACCGACAGCCTGCAAACGTTCAGCAACCGGCCGTGCAAAGATATCCGCTCTCAATTGCAGAAGTTGGGCGCACTCAATCCCTATTTCCGCTCCGTCGGTCTGACCCAGGACAACACGGTATATTGCTCCTCGGCCTTTGGTGCCACCCGCGGCCCGGTAGCAGGTATGATCCGCCACGCCCTCCCTGCGCCCGGCCAATCGTGGTGGACGCTCTCTCTTGCCGGTACCTTTGGTGTTCAGGATCGTCCTGCGGTGATATTTATGCGCCAGACACCCGGCAAGACAGGAAGCTATGCCGTGGTTGACGGTCAGTATCTTATCGACCTTATGCGGGCAACGGGGCTCAAGCTTGGCTATCACATCACCATGCGGTTTGGCGGAGGCTACCAAATTGCCAACGCCGCCCCCTTAAACCCTCAGCAGGCGAACTGGAAAACGCGCACATTTAACAGTGGTTCCAGCCATTATCCGATCGCCATCAGCATTTCCGCCCCGCGTACCGAAACGCTGCAAAACTGGCGCCAGGTGCTGCTCACCTTTATGCCGATGGCGGTGATCCTCTCGGTGCTGTTTGTTGCCGTGACCAACAGCTGGCTGCGCCGCCGCAGCTCATACCGCGATGAACTGCGGCGGGGAATGGCATTTGGCGAGTTCTCGGTACATTATCAGCCGGTCTGTAATCTGGTAAACGGTCAGTTAGCCGGAGTCGAGGCGCTAATGCGCTGGCAGCGTTCCGACGGAAGCTGGGTACGCCCCGATATCTTTATTGCCGCAGCCGAAGCAGAAGGCATGATCGTCCAGCTGACGCGGCATCTGCTGCAACTGATCGCGAAAGATTGCGCCAGCTGGAAGGTTCCCGCCGGTTTTCATATCGGCATTAACGTGGCGGCGGACCATCTTCAGCACGAAGATTTTGTTAAAGACATTCGCGGGTTCTCACAGAACATTGCCCATCTTTTGCCGACCATTACGCTGGAACTGACGGAGCGCAGCCTGATTAGCGAAGGCGATCTGGTCGCACATAGGCTGGCTGAGCTACGCAGTGAAGGCATTCGCGTCGCGATTGATGATTTCGGTACCGGCCACTGTTCACTGACCTATCTGCAAACCTTCCCGCTGGACTATCTGAAGATAGACAAAAGTTTTGTTAACGCCATTGAATCCGCTGATGGGGAAACACCGATCCTGGATACCATTATTCAGCTGGCACACAGGCTGGCACTCCAGGTAGTAGCGGAAGGCATAGAGACCCCGCTACAGATGGAATACCTTAAAAATCATGGTGTGGTGTTTATACAGGGCTTCTACTACGCGCGTCCTCTGTCCAGCGCTGCGCTGATGGTGTGGATAGAACAAAACCCCCCTCCTGATACCTCTCCTCTCTGA
- a CDS encoding AI-2E family transporter encodes MNSLPQENVGQNILLKLATLVVILAGIKLSAEIVVPFLLALFFAIVINPLVSVLIRRGVRRGMAIALVMVVMLLLLTLVGIMVAGSLQQFSEVYPQLQAQSAQKLGTLQHLAARFHLNISSSSLVQRLDPGAMMDVATTMLKQFSGVMTQLVLVIMTVIFMLIEVHHLPYKLRYALINPQIHIAGLHKALKGVTHYLALKALISLITGVLVWLALLALGIKFALLWGIVAFVLNFIPNIGPVLAGIPPILQALLLNTPLDAGLVAALFVSIHMLLGNLLEPRIVGRGLGLSSLVVFLSLIFWGWLLGPVGMLLSVPLTSVSKILMETTPGGGRLAILLGNGRRRPGREQRLPR; translated from the coding sequence ATGAACTCATTGCCACAGGAGAACGTCGGGCAGAATATTTTGCTAAAGCTTGCCACGCTGGTGGTGATCCTTGCCGGTATTAAGCTGTCCGCAGAGATTGTGGTGCCTTTTTTACTGGCGCTGTTTTTTGCCATCGTCATCAATCCACTGGTCAGCGTGCTGATCCGCCGTGGAGTTCGCCGCGGGATGGCGATTGCCCTGGTCATGGTGGTCATGCTGCTGCTACTGACGCTGGTGGGCATCATGGTGGCCGGTTCGCTACAGCAGTTCAGTGAAGTCTATCCACAGCTACAGGCGCAATCAGCACAGAAGCTCGGCACGTTGCAGCATCTCGCCGCCCGTTTTCATTTGAATATCTCCAGTTCATCTCTGGTTCAGCGGCTTGACCCCGGCGCGATGATGGATGTGGCCACGACCATGCTGAAACAGTTTTCCGGCGTCATGACGCAGCTGGTACTGGTGATCATGACCGTGATTTTTATGCTTATCGAGGTGCATCATCTGCCGTACAAGCTGCGCTATGCGCTGATCAACCCGCAAATTCATATCGCAGGACTGCACAAGGCGCTGAAAGGCGTGACGCACTATCTGGCGTTGAAAGCGCTCATCAGTCTGATAACAGGGGTACTGGTCTGGCTGGCTCTGCTGGCGCTGGGCATCAAATTTGCCCTGCTGTGGGGCATCGTGGCCTTTGTGCTCAACTTTATCCCTAATATTGGCCCGGTGCTGGCTGGAATTCCGCCGATATTACAGGCACTGCTGCTCAACACGCCGCTGGACGCCGGGCTGGTAGCCGCACTGTTTGTTAGCATTCATATGCTGCTGGGTAATCTGCTGGAGCCCCGGATAGTAGGGCGCGGACTCGGGCTTTCGAGCCTGGTGGTGTTTTTGTCACTCATCTTCTGGGGTTGGCTGCTTGGCCCGGTCGGCATGCTGCTGTCGGTGCCGTTGACCAGCGTAAGTAAAATCCTGATGGAAACCACGCCGGGCGGCGGCAGACTGGCCATTTTACTCGGCAACGGCCGCAGGCGGCCAGGCCGTGAGCAAAGGCTTCCCCGCTAA
- a CDS encoding MurR/RpiR family transcriptional regulator, translated as MANNPTQLSLLQDDIRHRYDTLSKRLKQVARYILDNSNNIAFDTVASIAQQADVPPSTLIRFSNAFGFSGFNEMKQVFRQHLMEETVSYTERARLFRQTATDEAPAAPESPAEILNVFSMVNAQALQQLAMQVNPEQLEKAVKLLDEADNIYVIGLRRSFSVASYLTYALRHLERRAFLIDGLGGMFAEQLSMVNPKDVVIAISYSPYAREAVELVELGAKRGAQQIAITDSQVSPLAAFSDVCFVVREAQVDGFRSQVASLCLAQTLAVSLALNNARREPEA; from the coding sequence ATGGCCAATAATCCTACCCAGCTTTCTCTGTTACAGGACGATATCCGTCATCGCTACGATACCCTGAGTAAGCGCCTGAAGCAGGTGGCACGCTATATTCTGGATAACAGCAACAATATTGCTTTCGATACCGTCGCCTCCATTGCCCAGCAGGCAGACGTGCCGCCTTCCACCCTGATCCGCTTTTCCAACGCCTTTGGCTTTAGCGGCTTCAATGAAATGAAGCAGGTGTTTCGTCAGCACCTGATGGAAGAGACCGTCAGCTATACCGAACGTGCACGCCTGTTCCGCCAGACCGCAACGGATGAAGCGCCTGCCGCCCCGGAAAGCCCGGCGGAAATCCTCAACGTGTTTAGCATGGTGAATGCTCAGGCGCTGCAACAGCTGGCGATGCAGGTCAATCCGGAACAGCTGGAAAAAGCGGTGAAGCTGCTTGATGAGGCAGACAATATCTACGTTATCGGTCTGCGCCGCTCGTTTAGCGTGGCGTCCTACCTGACGTACGCCCTGCGTCATCTTGAACGGCGTGCGTTCCTGATCGACGGGCTGGGCGGCATGTTCGCCGAGCAGCTGAGTATGGTGAACCCGAAAGACGTGGTGATCGCCATCAGCTACTCGCCTTATGCGCGCGAAGCGGTCGAGCTGGTGGAACTGGGGGCAAAGCGCGGTGCGCAGCAGATAGCGATTACCGACAGCCAGGTCAGCCCGCTGGCCGCCTTCAGCGATGTCTGTTTTGTGGTGCGTGAAGCGCAGGTCGACGGTTTCCGTTCCCAGGTCGCCTCCCTGTGCCTGGCACAGACGCTGGCCGTATCGCTGGCGCTGAACAATGCACGCCGGGAGCCAGAGGCATAA
- a CDS encoding CoA-acylating methylmalonate-semialdehyde dehydrogenase, protein MTITGNFIGGKTSLSASNETIPIYDPASGKPVRELTQSTSDEVAHAIRVAHEAFDSWSRTSPLRRARILFNFKTLMEQHRDELAELIVSEHGKVWSDAQGELTRGLEVVEFACGIPHLMKGENSADVGTGVDSYSLMQPLGVVAGITPFNFPAMVPLWMFPIALACGNTFVLKPPALDPSASVRMAELLSEAGLPDGVFNVIHSSNENAEQLYKDARVQAVSFVGSSTVAEHIYSTASAHGKRVQAFGAAKNHAIVMPDADLDATVNAIMGGAFGSAGERCMALPVVVAVGDETANNLIAALTPLVQALRVGPGMHKGNDENEMGPVISAAHQKKVVGYIDKGISEGARLVVDGREIRVAGHPDGYYVGGTLFDNVTTEMTIWREEIFGPVLSIVRAPDYQSALALVNSHEFGNGSAIFTSNGHTGRDFVREVQAGMVGVNVPVPVPMAFHSFGGWKRSVFGALNVHGPDGVRFYTRMKTATVRWPSGQKTVSEFSMPTLG, encoded by the coding sequence ATGACTATCACAGGAAATTTTATTGGCGGTAAAACCTCTCTTAGCGCCAGCAACGAAACCATCCCGATTTACGATCCGGCAAGCGGCAAGCCGGTGCGTGAACTGACGCAAAGCACCAGTGACGAAGTGGCGCACGCCATCAGGGTGGCCCATGAAGCCTTTGATAGCTGGTCGCGTACCTCTCCGCTGCGCCGTGCGCGTATTCTGTTTAACTTTAAAACGCTGATGGAACAGCACCGTGATGAGCTGGCTGAACTGATTGTCAGTGAGCATGGTAAGGTCTGGTCAGATGCGCAGGGTGAACTGACCCGTGGTCTGGAAGTGGTGGAGTTTGCCTGTGGTATTCCACACCTGATGAAAGGTGAAAATTCGGCCGATGTGGGAACGGGCGTCGACAGCTACTCGCTGATGCAGCCGCTGGGCGTGGTGGCGGGTATCACCCCGTTTAACTTCCCGGCGATGGTGCCATTGTGGATGTTTCCTATCGCGCTGGCCTGTGGTAACACCTTCGTGTTGAAACCGCCAGCGCTCGACCCCTCTGCCTCGGTGCGTATGGCGGAACTGTTAAGTGAAGCGGGTCTGCCGGATGGGGTCTTCAATGTGATCCACAGCTCCAATGAAAACGCTGAACAGCTGTATAAAGACGCGCGCGTTCAGGCGGTCAGTTTTGTTGGCTCATCCACCGTGGCTGAACATATCTACAGCACCGCCAGCGCCCACGGCAAACGCGTGCAGGCATTTGGCGCGGCAAAAAATCATGCCATCGTCATGCCGGATGCCGATCTGGATGCCACCGTCAACGCCATTATGGGCGGTGCGTTTGGTTCAGCCGGCGAGCGCTGCATGGCGCTGCCGGTGGTAGTCGCAGTGGGTGATGAGACGGCGAATAACCTGATTGCCGCATTAACTCCGCTGGTGCAGGCTCTGCGGGTGGGGCCGGGCATGCACAAGGGCAACGATGAAAATGAGATGGGGCCGGTCATCTCCGCCGCACATCAGAAGAAAGTCGTGGGCTACATCGACAAAGGCATCAGCGAGGGGGCAAGGCTGGTGGTTGACGGGCGTGAGATCCGCGTTGCAGGCCATCCTGATGGTTACTACGTTGGCGGCACGCTGTTCGACAATGTGACGACGGAGATGACGATCTGGCGTGAGGAGATCTTCGGGCCGGTATTGAGCATCGTGCGTGCGCCTGACTATCAAAGCGCGCTGGCGCTGGTAAACAGCCACGAGTTTGGTAATGGCAGCGCCATTTTTACCAGTAATGGCCACACCGGGCGTGATTTTGTGCGTGAGGTGCAGGCGGGAATGGTCGGGGTTAACGTTCCGGTTCCGGTGCCGATGGCTTTCCACAGCTTCGGCGGCTGGAAACGTTCGGTCTTTGGCGCGCTAAACGTACATGGCCCGGACGGCGTGCGTTTCTACACCAGGATGAAGACGGCCACGGTGCGCTGGCCGAGCGGTCAGAAAACCGTTTCTGAGTTCAGCATGCCGACGCTGGGCTGA
- a CDS encoding DHCW motif cupin fold protein — MKISDIPFGTTNWSELAVTKHPGETGMAFWRTAQFGDVRVRRVDYSAGYLADHWCRKGHILLCLSGELHTELDDGRLFTLSAGMSYQVADNAEAHRSWTESGAQLFIVD, encoded by the coding sequence ATGAAAATAAGTGATATCCCTTTCGGCACCACAAACTGGTCTGAACTGGCGGTGACGAAGCATCCCGGCGAAACCGGCATGGCTTTTTGGCGTACCGCGCAGTTTGGAGATGTGCGCGTGAGGAGGGTGGATTACAGCGCCGGCTATCTTGCCGACCACTGGTGTCGTAAAGGACATATCCTGCTGTGCCTCTCCGGTGAACTGCATACGGAACTTGATGATGGACGCCTGTTTACCCTCTCGGCGGGCATGAGCTATCAGGTGGCGGATAATGCCGAAGCGCATCGCTCCTGGACTGAAAGCGGTGCGCAGCTGTTTATCGTTGATTAG
- the proP gene encoding glycine betaine/L-proline transporter ProP, with the protein MKLRRKRVKPIGLKDVTIIDDARLRKAITAASLGNAMEWFDFGVYGFVAYALGQVFFPGADPGTQMIAALATFSVPFLIRPLGGLFFGSLGDKYGRQKILSMTIIIMSVSTFCIGLIPSYNSIGIWAPILLLLCKMAQGFSVGGEYTGASIFVAEYSPDRKRGFMGSWLDFGSIAGFVLGAGLVVLISAVIGEASFLDWGWRIPFFVALPLGIIGLYLRHALEETPAFQQHVDKLEQGDREGLADGPKVSFKEIATKHWKSLLACVGLVIATNVTYYMLLTYMPSYLSHNLHYSEDHGVMIIIAIMLGMLFVQPVMGLMSDKFGRRPFVIIGSIALLTLSIPCFMLINSGVMGLIFAGLLILAVILNSFTGVMASSLPAMFPTHIRYSALASAFNISVLIAGLTPTAAAWLVEATSNLYMPAYYLMVVAVIGLVTGIMMKETANLPLRGATPAASDMAEAKEILQEHHDNIEQKIEDINDQITELEAKRSHLINQHPRINE; encoded by the coding sequence ATGAAACTACGTAGGAAGCGTGTTAAGCCTATCGGGTTAAAGGACGTCACGATTATTGACGATGCCAGATTACGCAAGGCGATTACAGCTGCCTCATTGGGCAACGCTATGGAGTGGTTCGACTTCGGCGTTTATGGTTTTGTTGCCTATGCACTGGGGCAAGTTTTCTTTCCGGGAGCCGATCCAGGGACACAGATGATTGCCGCACTGGCAACCTTCTCCGTTCCCTTCCTGATCCGCCCATTAGGAGGTCTGTTCTTCGGATCGTTAGGGGATAAATACGGCCGTCAGAAAATACTGTCGATGACCATTATTATCATGTCGGTCAGTACCTTCTGTATTGGTTTAATTCCGTCTTATAACTCGATCGGTATCTGGGCACCGATCCTACTGCTGCTGTGTAAAATGGCGCAGGGCTTCTCGGTTGGCGGAGAATATACCGGGGCCTCTATTTTTGTTGCCGAATACTCGCCTGACCGCAAGCGCGGCTTTATGGGCAGCTGGCTGGACTTCGGTTCTATCGCCGGTTTCGTATTGGGTGCCGGACTGGTGGTACTGATTTCAGCCGTTATCGGAGAGGCGAGCTTCCTCGACTGGGGCTGGCGTATTCCGTTCTTCGTCGCGCTACCGCTGGGTATCATCGGGCTTTACCTGCGCCACGCGCTGGAAGAAACCCCGGCGTTCCAGCAGCATGTTGACAAGCTGGAGCAGGGCGATCGCGAAGGACTGGCCGATGGCCCGAAGGTTTCCTTTAAAGAGATCGCGACAAAACACTGGAAAAGCCTGTTAGCCTGTGTCGGTCTGGTGATTGCCACCAACGTGACCTACTACATGCTGCTGACCTACATGCCGAGCTACCTGTCGCATAACCTGCATTACTCAGAAGATCATGGTGTGATGATCATCATCGCCATCATGCTGGGGATGCTGTTTGTACAGCCGGTGATGGGCCTGATGAGCGATAAATTCGGGCGTCGCCCGTTTGTCATTATCGGCAGCATCGCGCTACTGACGCTGTCAATTCCGTGCTTTATGCTGATCAACAGCGGCGTAATGGGGCTGATTTTCGCCGGCCTGCTGATACTGGCGGTGATCCTCAACAGCTTCACCGGGGTGATGGCATCAAGCCTGCCAGCCATGTTCCCAACCCACATCCGCTACAGCGCGCTGGCCAGTGCCTTTAACATCTCCGTACTGATTGCCGGCCTGACGCCGACCGCCGCTGCCTGGCTGGTAGAAGCGACCAGCAACCTGTATATGCCGGCTTACTACCTGATGGTGGTGGCAGTGATTGGCCTGGTGACCGGGATCATGATGAAGGAAACCGCTAATCTACCGCTGCGCGGTGCAACGCCTGCGGCTTCAGATATGGCGGAAGCTAAAGAGATCCTGCAAGAACATCACGATAATATCGAACAGAAAATCGAAGATATAAACGATCAGATTACCGAGCTGGAAGCGAAGCGCTCCCATCTTATTAATCAGCATCCGCGTATTAACGAATAA
- the iolB gene encoding 5-deoxy-glucuronate isomerase, producing the protein MSLLHKVTPPDAQGRIQYITPESAGWRYVGFSAYRLKKGQLLTLESGDKELCLVLVAGLASVKTRQAEFPNIGKRLSPFERTPPYSVYVPPDERVDVLAESDLELAVCSAPGISGTLPVRLIAPQDVGVEQRGKGNNQRRVHNILPDDRPADSLLVVEVYTDEGNTSSYPSHKHDREDSDQETYLEETYYHRFNPERGFAMQRVYTDDRSLDECMAAYNRDVVTVPRGYHPVATIAGYDNYYLNVMAGPVRLWKFSWEEDHAWINSADYPRKGSSSG; encoded by the coding sequence ATGTCATTGCTGCACAAAGTTACCCCGCCGGATGCACAGGGGCGCATCCAGTATATTACCCCGGAGAGCGCCGGCTGGCGCTATGTCGGTTTTTCAGCGTACCGGTTGAAAAAAGGACAGTTGCTGACGCTGGAAAGCGGTGATAAAGAGCTGTGCCTGGTACTGGTCGCGGGCCTGGCCTCGGTGAAAACTCGCCAGGCCGAATTTCCGAATATCGGTAAACGCCTGTCCCCGTTCGAGCGTACGCCGCCTTACTCGGTTTATGTTCCGCCCGATGAACGGGTAGACGTGCTGGCGGAGTCCGATCTTGAGCTGGCGGTGTGCAGTGCGCCCGGCATTTCCGGCACACTCCCGGTACGCCTTATTGCACCGCAGGATGTCGGCGTTGAGCAGCGCGGGAAGGGGAACAATCAGCGGCGGGTACACAATATTTTGCCTGACGACAGGCCGGCGGACAGCCTGCTGGTGGTGGAAGTGTATACCGATGAAGGCAACACCAGCTCTTACCCAAGCCATAAGCACGACCGCGAAGATTCAGACCAGGAAACCTATCTGGAAGAGACCTATTACCACCGCTTCAACCCGGAACGCGGTTTCGCCATGCAGCGCGTTTACACTGACGACCGTTCGCTGGATGAGTGCATGGCGGCTTATAACCGCGATGTGGTGACGGTCCCGCGCGGCTATCATCCGGTAGCGACCATTGCCGGGTATGATAACTATTATCTCAACGTGATGGCCGGGCCGGTGCGCCTGTGGAAATTCAGCTGGGAAGAAGATCACGCCTGGATAAATAGCGCGGACTATCCGCGTAAAGGGTCATCCAGCGGGTAA
- a CDS encoding fimbria/pilus periplasmic chaperone: MSHSSLAGGITLAGTRVIYPEQSKQVTLSLRNTSDKSSFLVQSWVENANGEKNHDFVVAPPLYVSGPNNENTLRLIYNGAARNKEQETLYYFNVKSIPSVDKSKISGQNVLMLAAITRVKLFYRPSGLAFLPAQAPEKMRFQRTGSGITIENPTPYYLTLAQITVGGQKLDDRMIAPYASENIALKKLSNNEVKFRTINDFGAVTPEMKAQLR; the protein is encoded by the coding sequence ATGTCGCATTCATCATTGGCGGGGGGAATAACGCTTGCCGGTACGCGCGTGATTTATCCTGAACAAAGTAAGCAGGTCACCCTGTCGCTGCGTAATACCTCTGATAAATCCAGCTTTCTCGTCCAGTCTTGGGTTGAAAATGCAAATGGTGAAAAAAACCATGATTTTGTGGTTGCTCCGCCACTCTACGTTAGCGGCCCGAATAACGAGAATACTCTGCGCCTGATCTATAACGGGGCTGCTCGAAATAAAGAGCAAGAAACGCTTTACTATTTCAACGTTAAGTCCATCCCATCGGTTGATAAGTCGAAGATTTCTGGCCAAAACGTATTGATGCTGGCAGCAATAACGCGCGTTAAGCTGTTCTATCGCCCATCAGGCCTGGCGTTCCTTCCCGCCCAAGCCCCGGAAAAAATGCGCTTTCAGCGCACGGGCAGTGGGATAACCATCGAAAATCCAACACCTTATTACCTGACGCTGGCGCAGATAACCGTTGGCGGCCAGAAACTCGATGACAGGATGATTGCGCCTTACGCCAGTGAAAATATCGCCTTAAAAAAACTGAGCAATAATGAAGTTAAGTTCAGAACGATTAATGACTTTGGCGCAGTCACGCCAGAAATGAAGGCCCAGCTACGGTAA
- a CDS encoding fimbrial protein encodes MGKSHFMLASLVSLLTMSALPFYAKADPAAPKKVTVDGGKIQFTGSVVSAPCVVDNDTDSQMVNLGQIAVNSLGKKGSTGSPVGFNIKLTGCDLTPPGANPTETANYTKASIVFNGVPAGDDSTLSLNANGSGESVAKNVGIQISQNNVPVKINGTTATSSNNLHVGSNLIPFAATYVATGDAVVAGSANAVVNFSVNYE; translated from the coding sequence ATGGGGAAAAGTCATTTCATGCTGGCTTCATTAGTTTCATTACTGACTATGAGTGCCTTACCCTTTTACGCGAAGGCAGATCCGGCTGCCCCCAAAAAAGTGACCGTGGACGGTGGAAAGATCCAGTTTACCGGTTCGGTGGTCTCTGCACCTTGTGTGGTCGATAACGATACCGACTCACAGATGGTCAACCTGGGGCAGATTGCCGTGAACTCACTCGGGAAAAAAGGGAGCACAGGATCACCCGTCGGTTTTAATATCAAGCTGACAGGCTGCGATCTGACCCCTCCCGGCGCAAACCCGACGGAAACGGCAAATTATACCAAGGCCTCAATTGTCTTTAATGGTGTGCCAGCGGGGGATGATTCCACACTATCGTTGAACGCAAACGGTAGCGGGGAGTCCGTGGCGAAAAACGTGGGTATTCAAATCAGCCAAAATAACGTACCGGTGAAAATCAATGGTACGACCGCGACGAGTTCCAACAATCTGCATGTCGGGAGCAATCTTATCCCATTTGCGGCGACTTACGTCGCAACGGGTGATGCAGTGGTAGCCGGCTCCGCCAATGCCGTAGTCAATTTCAGCGTTAACTACGAGTAA
- a CDS encoding TIM barrel protein translates to MAIDPSRFCINRKIAPALSIDAFFQLVSRLGLHKVELRNDMKSSSVTDNLPHQQVRKLAEEHGLEIVTINALYPFNRIDNELLDRAENLLQTAQGIGAGALVMCPLNDGTKISAEETQKALSTLAPLFARYGVRGLVEPLGFPISSLRSAGLAQRLIAQAEVPFKILLDSFHHHLYEGAEQDFTQGIDVSQIGLVHLSGVVDTRPVKELTDDQRLMLHPEDRLNSAWQVQRLEKMGYRGDYAFEPFSPAMENWQAADIEREIRQSLALLQGSPLAS, encoded by the coding sequence ATGGCTATCGATCCCTCCCGTTTTTGCATTAACCGTAAGATTGCCCCCGCACTCAGTATCGACGCTTTTTTCCAGCTGGTGAGCAGGCTGGGTCTGCATAAGGTTGAACTGCGTAACGATATGAAAAGCAGCAGCGTTACCGATAACCTGCCCCATCAGCAGGTGCGTAAACTGGCAGAGGAACATGGGCTGGAAATCGTCACTATCAATGCGCTGTATCCCTTTAACCGCATCGATAATGAACTGCTGGATCGGGCCGAAAACCTGTTGCAGACGGCACAGGGCATCGGGGCCGGTGCGCTGGTGATGTGCCCACTGAATGACGGCACAAAAATTTCCGCAGAGGAGACGCAAAAAGCGTTGAGCACGCTGGCACCGCTGTTTGCGCGCTACGGGGTCCGTGGGCTGGTGGAGCCGCTGGGCTTTCCGATCAGCTCTCTGCGCTCCGCCGGTCTGGCACAGCGGCTGATCGCCCAGGCGGAAGTTCCCTTTAAAATCCTGCTCGATAGCTTTCATCACCACCTGTACGAAGGCGCGGAGCAGGATTTTACCCAGGGAATTGATGTTAGCCAGATTGGGCTGGTTCACCTGTCAGGGGTGGTTGATACGCGCCCGGTCAAGGAACTGACCGACGATCAGCGCCTGATGCTGCACCCGGAAGACCGGCTGAACAGCGCCTGGCAGGTACAGCGCCTGGAGAAGATGGGCTATCGCGGCGATTATGCCTTTGAGCCTTTTTCCCCGGCGATGGAAAACTGGCAGGCGGCAGATATTGAGCGCGAGATCCGCCAGAGCCTCGCGCTGTTGCAGGGCTCACCCTTAGCGTCATAA